GAGTGTCATACATTATCTTTGCATCTGCTATGTATTGAGATTCGATGGTATTGTTTCTTGCTATATCATTTGGTCTTACTACGCCACTTATATGGATTATTTGTTTTTCACCATTTATTAGCACTTCTCTGCTACCTTCTATGAAGTAGTTTCCATTTTGCAATACTTTAATTATCCTTGCTGCTATTGTTGTTGAGAATGTTTCTTGTCTATTTTGTGAGCCAGCACCTGTGAATGTTGATGTGCTATTTCCCATATTTAGTCCTATGTTTGCTAGATTATTCCAGCTATTTATAATGCTTCCAACTCCCTCACTAGCACCACCATAATTTAGCGTTGGAGGCGTTAGAGTGCCATTTGAAGTTTTGTTTGTGTTTTTGTTTGCTGTTGAGCTTGTTTGTGCTGTTTGATTTATAATTACGGTTACTAAATCATTTAGCTGCATAGCTCTTCTATCTGAAAATAACAAATTATCCCCTCTACCAAATATGCTTCCCGGATTCCCAAAATTGTCTTCTTCTTCTCTTGGGGGTAATTCCTCTACATATGCTGGTGGTTTAAATGAAATTTTTGGCTCTGTATTTGCGCAACCACTTAGTAAAACAATGGCTAAACCAAGTAAAGCAGGCATTATTGCAAGTGTTGTAGAATTTCTTTTCATAATTGTCATTCCTTTGAACTTTGAGATATAATCCATATAAGCAAAGTGTATTCCATATTTGTAGATATTAGAAGTTTTGGTATTTAGGGGGTATTTAGTGGATATAAAAGATTTTTGGCATTACGAAAAGGCAATGCGTGTGAATAAAGACGATATACAAAGGTTTGGGGTTTTATTTGTATTTGTTTTGTTGATAATTACCATGGTTATATGGTATAGCAATGAAGTTAGTAATCCGATGCTACTTGGTTTTGCAGCTATTGTTGGTGGATATATGGCATTAAATATAGGTGCAAATGATGTAGCAAACAATGTAGGACCTGCAGTTGGCTCAAAAGCACTTAGCATGACAGGAGCAATAATCATAGCTGCTATATGTGAGATTGCAGGAGCGTTAATTGCAGGTGGCGAAGTGGTAGATACGGTTAGATCTGGGATAATATCAATAGAATCCATAGGAGATAGCAAGGTTTTTACTGGAATGATGTTAGCAGCCTTAATTTCTGGTGCTTTGTGGTTACATTTAGCAACCGCCATTGGCGCACCTGTATCTACAACTCATTCCATTGTTGGCGGAATCTTAGGCACAGGTATAGCAGCAGGTGGATTTGATGTGGTTAATTGGGAAGCACTAATTAGCATTGTTTCTAGTTGGGTTATTTCGCCAGTTGCAGGTGGAGTTATTGCTGCTTTGTTATTGTTTTTTATAAAAAATACAATTACTTATAAAGAAAATAAAAAAACCGCAGCACAAAAAAATGTCCCATACTTAATGTCCTTTATGGTATTTGCTTTTAGCTTGTATCTTATAAATAAGGGCTTAAAGAAGATTCTGCAATTAGAGCAAGTTACTGCCTTTGGAGTTAGTATTATATTGGGGATTGTTGCATTTTTTGTTGTAAGACCAATTATTGCTAAAGCATTGGAAAAACTAGAAAATAAAAAAGAACATATAAATAGCCTCTTTACCATACCGCTTATTTTTGCTGCTGCATTATTAAGCTTCGCACATGGTGCAAATGATGTAGCAAATGCAATAGGACCGCTAGCTGCTATAAATGATGCATTAAAAGAAGGCTTTGTAATTGGGAAGAGTGCAGGAGTGCCATTTTGGATCATGCTTATAGGTGGACTTGGAATCTCTATTGGACTTGCACTTTATGGTCCTAGATTAATAAGAACAGTTGGTAGTGAGATAACAGAATTAGATCAGATTCGTGCATTTTGTATTGCTATGAGTGCTGCTTTAACGGTGCTTGTAGCTTCAGAGCTTGGTATGCCGGTTAGTTCAACTCATATTGCAGTTGGTGCGGTTTTTGGTGTTGGATTTTTAAGGGAATACTTAAAAAAGCGTTATAAAGAAATGGAAAATAAGATATTAGAAGCACACAAAAATGATGATGCACAAGCATTAAGGGAGTTTTTAGACAAGTTTAGAAGGTCTTCTGTTAGAAAAAAGGCAGCAATGATAAAAATACTAGAAAGAAAAGAAGAAAAAGAATTTGGAATCCCAGAGATGAAGAAGAAGGGTAAAAAGCAACTAAAGAAGGTATATCAAGAAGAGCTAGTTAAGCGTTCAGCAATAAATAAAATAGTAGCAGCATGGCTAATTACCGTTCCGGTATCTGCTATTTTTGGTGCATTTTGTTTTTATGTGTTAAGGTTTTTTTATTAGGATATTTAGATGGTTTATATAATAGGAGATGTGCATGGTTGCTATGATACTTTATGTAGATTAATAGAGAGCCTTCCAGATTCTTATAATAGTGATATTATTTTTGTTGGAGATGTGATAGATAGGGGTGCGAAGTCTTGTGAGGTTATTGATTTAATAATAAAATATAATTATAGATGTCTGCTTGGAAATCATGAAGAGCTAATGCTTAGATATTATAAGAGACTTCAAGGTAGTGGAGTGCATTGGCTTGAGCATGGTGGATATGAGACTTTGCAAAGTTATGAAAGAAATGGTGGGTTTGAGAAAATAGTAGAGCATTTAAATTGGCTTATGGAGTTGCCTTATTACTTGGATTTGCCTATATATGATGAATCTAATAGGAGACTATTTGTTACTCATGGATTTGGACTGCAGTATTATTCTCTAAGAGATACAAGCAAAGATGAGATAATATGGAATAGACTGCATAAGAGTGATGAGGTTTGTAGTTTAGATTCGAGTGTTTTTAATGTGTTTGGTCATGATGTGCAAAAAGATGTGTATTTTGGCAAGAGTTTTGCTGCTATTGATACTGGCTGTGTATATTATGCAAAATTAGAGAGTGCATCTCTTAGTGCATTAGAGTATCCAAGCAAGAGAGTTTTTAAGGTTAGATATTGTGGATAGTCTTTAAGGATAGATTGTAAAGCTTGGTGATTTATTGCTTGAGTGATAAATTGTTGTGTTGTAGTTTTTTGAAAAATATTGCATAAGCAGTTTTTGTAGTGTAGGCTGTATGCTAGGGTAAAACCACGCATTATTGCTAATTGCAATTAGTAATTTTGGGTCATTTTTATAAAATTCATCTCTTGTTGCTTCATAACATATTGCTATATTAAAGTTTTTATTATTTATTGTTGTAGTATTGATTGTATTTGTGTTGTTTGAAGCAAAATCAACAGCACCATTAAAGAAATATTTATTAATCAAATCAACTAGAATCTTAGGTAGCGGTATTTGTTCTCCAAATGGCACTAGGATTATTTTGTTAAAAATTTTTACATCACCATTTTCAAATATATATGCACTATTATAGAAGTTATTATCTTCTTGGTTTATACCGCCACTTATAATTGTTATTTGTTTGCTTTTTTCTTTTAGTGTTTCAATTAGGTTTTCGTATCTATTTAGAGGCAGTGGAAATGCAGTCTCTGGGAGAATTACAATATTGTATTTTTCATTTATTGCTTGTGAGATTTCATTCATATTGCTAATTACTATTTGTTCTAGTTCATTTTTATCCCATCTTAAGTCTTGGTCTATGTTTGTTTGTATTGTTTTTATTTTTAATGTGTCATTTGTGTTTGTTTGTTTTTGTTGTGTGGTTAAAGATATTGATAGTAATGCTACAAAACACACTATTGCCATACTTTTGTAATATTTTTGCCTTAATGCATATATGCAAAATGAACTAAGAGTTAGAATTAAAAATAAAGTTAGTTTTGTTGGTGGAAAATAGCTATTTATTAGCATTGCTTCAGGTATAAACCAATTAAACGAAAATGGGTGAATAAATGATGCTAGTAGTAAAGTTGAGATTCTGTATATATGGCTATCAAAAAAGCATAAAGCTACAAATAAGATTCCATAAACAAATGCTACAAACAAAATAACAAATGGTATTAGATATGTAGCATCATAATATCTAAAGCTAAGAGAAATCCAATAAAACCATAAAATTCCAACCAATGCTCCGCATATAAATGCACTTTTTTTGGTTAGATTCAAGTATAAAAATAAAGCAACAAATGCACAAATGCTAGGAATAATTCTTTGGTGTATGTCAAAATGCTCTACATAAATAAAAGCACTAAAGCTTAAGGCGCATAATATTGCATAAACTATATTTTTCATTAGTTAAAGTTACTAAAACTCACTGCAACTTCAAGCTCCATTCCTTTTATGTGGGCTATTATTTTTTGTAACTCATCTATACTCTTTGACTTTACTCGAATCTCGCTTCCTTGTATCTGTGTTGTAGCTTTGAAATTTTGTACTTTAATCTCTGCAGTTATTTTTTTAGCATTTTTATCATCTAAAACATCGTTGATTGTGTATGTTAGCTTGAGGTTACCGCCACTTGCGTTTTCTTTTGATTTTTCTTTTAGAACCTTTATTGATAGATTTCTTTTTATTAGTTTTGAATCTAAAATATCTTTAATTGTTTTTGCTTTATTTTCGCTTGTGGCAAGTATGTATATTGATTTTTCTTTTTCATTTAGAGATATTTCTTTTGCTTTATCATCTTTAAAATCAAATCTAGTAGAAATTTCCTTTTTTGCTTGTTCTAGTGCATTTTTAAATTCTTGCATGTCTATTTTTGCAGAAATATCAAAACTATGTTCTTTTGTTGCCATCAATTATCCTTGTAAAATTTTGCAATAA
The Helicobacter ibis DNA segment above includes these coding regions:
- the flgH gene encoding flagellar basal body L-ring protein FlgH, translated to MPALLGLAIVLLSGCANTEPKISFKPPAYVEELPPREEEDNFGNPGSIFGRGDNLLFSDRRAMQLNDLVTVIINQTAQTSSTANKNTNKTSNGTLTPPTLNYGGASEGVGSIINSWNNLANIGLNMGNSTSTFTGAGSQNRQETFSTTIAARIIKVLQNGNYFIEGSREVLINGEKQIIHISGVVRPNDIARNNTIESQYIADAKIMYDTQGELKRSTEKGWGTKLVESVWPF
- a CDS encoding inorganic phosphate transporter, which codes for MDIKDFWHYEKAMRVNKDDIQRFGVLFVFVLLIITMVIWYSNEVSNPMLLGFAAIVGGYMALNIGANDVANNVGPAVGSKALSMTGAIIIAAICEIAGALIAGGEVVDTVRSGIISIESIGDSKVFTGMMLAALISGALWLHLATAIGAPVSTTHSIVGGILGTGIAAGGFDVVNWEALISIVSSWVISPVAGGVIAALLLFFIKNTITYKENKKTAAQKNVPYLMSFMVFAFSLYLINKGLKKILQLEQVTAFGVSIILGIVAFFVVRPIIAKALEKLENKKEHINSLFTIPLIFAAALLSFAHGANDVANAIGPLAAINDALKEGFVIGKSAGVPFWIMLIGGLGISIGLALYGPRLIRTVGSEITELDQIRAFCIAMSAALTVLVASELGMPVSSTHIAVGAVFGVGFLREYLKKRYKEMENKILEAHKNDDAQALREFLDKFRRSSVRKKAAMIKILERKEEKEFGIPEMKKKGKKQLKKVYQEELVKRSAINKIVAAWLITVPVSAIFGAFCFYVLRFFY
- a CDS encoding metallophosphoesterase family protein, which encodes MVYIIGDVHGCYDTLCRLIESLPDSYNSDIIFVGDVIDRGAKSCEVIDLIIKYNYRCLLGNHEELMLRYYKRLQGSGVHWLEHGGYETLQSYERNGGFEKIVEHLNWLMELPYYLDLPIYDESNRRLFVTHGFGLQYYSLRDTSKDEIIWNRLHKSDEVCSLDSSVFNVFGHDVQKDVYFGKSFAAIDTGCVYYAKLESASLSALEYPSKRVFKVRYCG
- a CDS encoding apolipoprotein N-acyltransferase codes for the protein MKNIVYAILCALSFSAFIYVEHFDIHQRIIPSICAFVALFLYLNLTKKSAFICGALVGILWFYWISLSFRYYDATYLIPFVILFVAFVYGILFVALCFFDSHIYRISTLLLASFIHPFSFNWFIPEAMLINSYFPPTKLTLFLILTLSSFCIYALRQKYYKSMAIVCFVALLSISLTTQQKQTNTNDTLKIKTIQTNIDQDLRWDKNELEQIVISNMNEISQAINEKYNIVILPETAFPLPLNRYENLIETLKEKSKQITIISGGINQEDNNFYNSAYIFENGDVKIFNKIILVPFGEQIPLPKILVDLINKYFFNGAVDFASNNTNTINTTTINNKNFNIAICYEATRDEFYKNDPKLLIAISNNAWFYPSIQPTLQKLLMQYFSKNYNTTIYHSSNKSPSFTIYP
- a CDS encoding YajQ family cyclic di-GMP-binding protein, which translates into the protein MATKEHSFDISAKIDMQEFKNALEQAKKEISTRFDFKDDKAKEISLNEKEKSIYILATSENKAKTIKDILDSKLIKRNLSIKVLKEKSKENASGGNLKLTYTINDVLDDKNAKKITAEIKVQNFKATTQIQGSEIRVKSKSIDELQKIIAHIKGMELEVAVSFSNFN